Part of the Lolium rigidum isolate FL_2022 chromosome 6, APGP_CSIRO_Lrig_0.1, whole genome shotgun sequence genome, GAGCTACTACCTGAGCTCCGACCTCAGTTTGAGACATTTCATCGAGTTCCGTTGCTCGATAACTGCAGACACCCGCGATACTAACAACGGCCATGTTATACTGTAAACTATAATGTTGCAATGTCCCATCCACACGTCGTTTACTTGGAAGGCACACTTCAATCTACAATGATGAAGTGAGACTTACGAGTATCTTAAATGAACAACTAAAACAAGTTAATAATGACTAGGAGCACCAACCTTCCATTTGGGATGAATGTTCTTTTCATCGCCAGAACTTCTAATCAAACTTGTTGATGTCAGAATTCTTGTAGTGGCTTCATCGCATTTTCTCTGCACAAAATGTAATTTCAAACTTTAACGAGTGAACAAATATGCAAACATAATGATCTTACAACAGAACAATCACCCTTTTTGTGTTCCCCGGAACCCTCAAATTCTACAACGAACGAGGCAAGTGCCACAACACTTCGAGACATCTTTGAAGCAACTATCCTAGTGTGTTCACTCCAAATATTTCTGCCAGATTCCTCTTCAAAGTCCCATTTCAAGTACATGCCAtcttgtaaaataagcatggcacACAAGTTGAGGTGTCAGAACAAAGCTGTCAAAAACTGAAACAACAGGGAATAGTCATCACGATGCACATCAACTACTCACCATCAGAAAAAATGGTAAGGGATAGCCAAAAACATCTAAGATTGCGTTTACTCTTTCGTTAAATCCTGGTGCAACATGTTGAAGAAATTCAAGACAATGTATTAGTAATGATCAGCATAGCCAAAATGAATGCTGGTGCAACAAAGGTGAAGCAATTCACCATGCAATGGTAAGGATTGGAAAGATCGAAAACACCCACTCACCATCAGGTTGCCAGGGAGGATGTATATGCCTAAGTTCATCATCAGTGggtactgcaacaagatgaagcaaTTAGTGATTCGGTGATGATAAAAAAGCTTACTAATAGTCATTTGCTGGGAACATTAGAATTTGATAGATGCAGGATAGAACAACTACAACCGTTAACTTCAACTAGCCTTGTGCAGCGCTGGAGGAACCAAAGTATGAGTGACTATTGGTAAAATGGTAAGTAACATCAGAAAATGATGAAGAACTGCTTGCTAGTGCACCGTCTTAAGGGTGATTGTGCTTAGCTTACCTATTGAACCGTCACTATAAGGTGTGGAACATTTGTGCATCTTATTTGCATGCAACTATCTTGGTTACTTGCAGCCCTGAATGTAGATGCAAGCAAAAGTGAAGTCATTTTCAGGCATGGATGTCAAATAACTAGCAAGCAGAGTTCACAGGAAATAACAGAGTtcacaagaaaataaaaatatagaaaaggGATCAGAACGGTTCTGCAACAAGAAAATAGCACAAGTGTGATGTGCTAGAATGGATGCAAGAATGAATACTAACATTGCAAGAAAATAAGCAACATTGTAGTTTTATTTCGTGCTTACAGGGATGGATGCAACATTTGCCTACATGGAAGTGTAGTGTACTTGCCATTTATGTATACTATTTAGTTGTGTTCAAGTCGCATTTTTCTTGCGACTGAATGCTTGAGTAGAAACTTGCACGCTTAAACAGATACAGAAATTGCTAGCGCTAGCAGTGCTCAAGCATTAGTGATAAGATAAGCCCTCTGCTTGGCCTCAAACCAAACACGGCCTAAGGGTTTCAAAGGTAAGAATGGGGTGGAGGTCTTGCAAGTTGCAACGCCCTCATCACCTTCATAACCATTACATTGGTGTTCTCACTTTACTCAATATATTTCAGTAATGAAGCACAACATATAAATTTAAAGCTTTAACAGTTCTTGGTCCCACATAATGTATTTTCATCGATATGGCGTTTGAATGAAAGTAATTAATAAAGCTTTGTAAATTTCtttcaacaatgaagcacaatatgGATTTTGAATGAAAATGCTTCATTATTGGGGCATAAATACTTGAAATAAACCTTACCAGTTTATATCATACCCCAAGCATTCTAAAATAAGATTACTTGGTAGGAATGGATTTATTTGTGATTGGGTAGAATATAGCGAGTCTCAAGATAAGGCTTATTGTTTCTATTGCTTTCTTTTTAAGCCACTTGGGAGTGCACTCCGGTTTGGCAATGAAGTCTTCACAAAAACCGGGTTTTGTGATTGGAAGCATGGTTACAAAGCTTTGCCCGGCCATATTGATGGTGTAAATAGTGACCACAATAATGCTATGTTGCATTGTGATGATTTTCGCAATCAAAGACAAAGTGTGTCTAGTAACCTTGCTCGTGCAATCAAGAAATCTGAAGAACTATATAAGATCCGTTTGACTTCTTCCTTGCATTGTGCAAGATTTCTCGTTGGTCAAGGTTTGGCATTTCGTGGCCATAATGAATCTCTTAGTTCATtaaacaagggcaacttcaaggaGATGGTAAATTGATATAATGGAAAGGATGAAAAAGTGAAGCATGCTTATGAGCATGTGGCGGAAATTCCAAGATGATCTCTCCCAAAATTCAAAAGGATCTCTCCAAGTGTTGCACACAAGAAGTCACCAAGGTGATTATGGGAGAAATTGGGGATAAGAACTTCTAcgttcttattgatgaatcacgTGATATATCCGTGAAAGAGCAAATGGCTATAATGTCGAGGTTCGTAGTGTTGTCTTGTAACTAAATCTTCGCGAATCTACCTATTGTTCTATATTTGACCTTCTTGTAATTGTTTTATTGTAGGTATGTGAATAATGAAGGCAAAGTTGTGGAACGATTTCTTTCTCTATATCATGTCCATGAGACTACATCGGAAGCACTAAAGGAGGCTCTTCTTCGCATTCTAGATCGTTACAAGCTATCAATTTTTTTGCACGGAGAAGGGCATTCCGGTTCCGCATATGGATGAAAAAAATACCGGTTCGGCAAGGCTTGATGGGGTGACCTACACTAACCTTCATTTCTACAATGTTGAGATCTTCTATGTTTCTATTGACAAGATATGTGTTGAGATGTATCATCGTTTTTGTGAAGCTTCAATAGAGATATTAGAGTGCTTCTCATGCCTTAGCCCAAAGAACGTTTTCTCAATGTTTAATGTGGACAAGCTTGCTCGCTTATCTTTAATTTATCATGCGGATTTCTGTAATGGTCCATAAGAGGCCAACTTGAGAGTTACATTCAGCATGTGAGAATCCATTCCTCTTTTTCTACTTGCATAAATGTTGAAAGTTTGGCTACAAAGATGGTTGAAACGGAAATACATTTGGTGTTCCCATTGGTCTACAAGCTTATTGAGTTGGCCTTAATATTGCCGGTGTCAACCGCATCGGTTGAGAGGGCTTTTtcggcaatgaatatcatcaagttcaacttgcgtaacaagataaaaaaaaaagaatggtTCAATGACTTCATGATATGTTACACCGCGCGAGAGATATTTAGCCAACTTGATAGTGGTGTTATTGCTCAACGATTTCAAGCCatgaagaaaaggaagaaacatCTACCTCGTAGGCCTAGTGCTAATTAGCACATGATGAATATCGTGGTATATTTCTTTTCCTCATGAATCAATATGATTATATTTTGAAGGTGTGTTTATATGATTTACTAATCTATCTTTCTCTTTTATCTTGTAGAGTCTATTTGTGGGTGCATTTGGACATTTAACTTTTGTCATCGACTCTCGAAGTTTCATCAGTCTTTTGGGATATGAGCATTTGAATATGTTGTGAACTTGCAAATATTTGAATGTTTCGAGAACTTGTGAACATATCAAATGTGTTATGAGTGTGTAATGTATTATATCCGTGTTTTCCCATTAAAACTATTGTGAAAACACGATTTCAGCCATCAATTTCTTATATTCGTCACCCCAAAAAATTAGCTGTCTTGAGCTGTTCCCAGGCTTCAACAAATTCCTGGGTCCGCCTCTGATCAACACCACCTAGTTTTGGTGGACATCATGGTTAGAattcatagtttaaaatagcgggctatCTTATTTAGCCGCAATTTTTTTAGAGGTtataaaaggctatagccgggttatagcgggctattccatttagccttttttcaaaattttgaaatatttttgtcatatattaccaaaagaagaggaaaactaTGACTCAAATACGATTCGTGATACAACTTATTTAACTATTCAAGGCAAACAATATTCAGATAttcaactcacaagttttatctaattatACTGAACGCAAATtcggaaaacaagaaataaaaaataaaagagaagataAATTCAAAATACAGGAGGTTTAGCGGCTAAATTAGAGGCTAAATAGGGGCTAAATTAGGCTATAGCATGCTATTAGCGGTTTTTCTCATTTAGCCTACAAAGGCCATAGCCGCAGCGGCAGGTCTcctgaaaggctatagccgggctatagccgggctatagccagGCTATTTAAAACCATAGAATTACATCTTTATCCGTGCTTCCCATGTTGCTCCCCATTGGCAGTTTGAACACAAGCTTTCAACAAAATTCAGCAACAAGAAATGAAGAAGGAATGGGAAACATACTGTAGAGATTACGAACAATCACTGAAGGCCCAAGGCATGGACTTCCCCGGTTTGGTGGTGACAAGCTTGTGGGCaggaagaggggggggggggaggatctGCCCAACCCGAACATTGAAGCTGTTTAACACATGtgcttcttagagcatctccaacagacgctctATCCCGCGCTGTATCCAAAAAAGTGACTGATTTAGCGCGCGGGCGTAAAATAATGCTCCAACAGGTGCTGCAACAGGCGCTGTAAAATACAGCTTAGGACAAAAGCGCTATATCGTGCACTATATCTACCGCGCCGGAAAGAGCGCGCTGTATAAGTCGCGCGCAGAAACAACTACGAATTTTTACAGCTCCAAGATTTAGAGCTTCTGCTGGAGGTGAATATATACAGCGCGCGCAGAAACAACTACGGAATTTTACAGCTCTAAAATTTAGAGCTTCTGGAGGTGAATATGTCATCGCGCGCAAAATATGGATAGAGCGCGCTGCAAAGCGTTTTTACAGCGCCAAGATTTAGAGCGTCTGTTGTAGATGCTCTTACTTCACAATCTCTGAAAACTCTGTCCTAGCGCCATTGCTCAATTCTGTTGCCGTAACGCACGCCTTGCTTCAGTTTGCAATGCACATCACAGTATCTGTTTTTTTCTTACCATTTATATACTAGCTCTATCTATAAAAGATGTCAAAAATTtatctagatgtatctagatatttttagtgtatagatacgttTAAATGTGGTCAAACCTTCGATATCCTTTTATAGATGGATGGAAATATGGATTTGAGAGGTTTGACCAAATTCAAATGTACTATTAAAGGACTATTTTTTGCATCTATCGAGATTTGGGGATGTGAAAATTGGATTTCGTTTCTACTTTTATCCTCTTTCGGCGGATTTCTCCTTCTCAAGAACAGATTCATGATGTTGCAGTTTGCAGACAACGTCCCCTGTACATGTACACTCTACTACAGCTCCCGCGGCATGGGCATAAGGCCGGTGCATAACAACATGGATAACATACATCACGCATTTCTCTTGTCGCCTGCGTCACGGCATCACGCAACCACCACCGCGGCGGCCCGGCCGAAGTCGAAGCTGAGCATGGACGCCCTGAACTTGGGCTGCTTCTCCGGCGACAGCGACGTCCCGGCCGTGACCGAGtcagccgccgtcgccgccgcgtcgCGCTGTGGCGTGCCGACCCACTTGGACTGCATGTACTTGTGCTTCCTCCAGGGTCCCAGGTGCATGCCGTTGTCCTTCATGCACTGCTTTGCGGCGGCGCACATGGCCTTGACGACGGCGCGCAGCCTGTCGGCGCGGCCGACGAAGGCCTCCGGGAGCGCGGCCACCAGCGCGCGGTAGTCGGCGCCGGCGCGCGCCATCTGGAACTCGGCGCGGAAGCTGGGCTCCACCACCACCCGCACCGCCTTGCCGCTCCGGGTCTGCACCGCCGCCTCCACGTAGCTGTGCTCGCCTGCGCGTTACAGAAGAAGAAGACGTCAGCTTCGAATTCGGTATTCAAGCAGGAGCGCATGTGACGTTGCGACGAGCTTGCAGGTTTTGGAGTGTTTTAGAGCAGGCAATAAAACGTGGTGCAAATGTAAGTACATCTGGTCGGGCAAGTTGCAATGACGATGTGGACGCCGGCCGGACGCGTTAGGTCGGAACGGCTGTTGCAGGTTCATGTCACAGGCGGTCCGTCAGGAAATAATGGAGACGGGGACGGGTGCCTGCCATTTTTTTACTTGGCTGTAGCACTGGAAGCCTCTGTTTCCTCGGTGCGTTGGATGACCATGTCCATGCGAGCCATGTTACATTGTAGAATCGGCAGAAGAAAATCGTTTAAACGTGTTATTTTTGCACTCGTGGTTTCAGCTCGGTTTTGGCGGTAGAGAGTAGCTATTTTGTGGTGCCAGTATTCGAAGCGAATATTCATAGTGGGTTTCATCATACGGTACTCGCTGTTTTCGTTGCTTTGAAAGAGGTTAAAGCCAGAGTGGAACTTTGTTTTTTGCAGAGTGGAACACTTATTTGCTACCCATTTGTATGTAAAATTCTACTATTATGGTTACTAAATGATTCTTCGGAGGGATCAAATCTCAAGTTCTTCAGTGCCCAAGACAGCTCCCTCGAATTGGCACACGGTTCACGCCAGCCGTGTACAGTATGCGCTATTCTTTTGGAACTGACAGCTCTTTAATCTTAGTTAATCACGCCGTCTGAACTTTCGTTTAGAAGGAACCAACTACTGTAACCTCGAAAGCAACCAATTACCTGCAGGGATGTCCAGGGACCGCGTCCACTTGGACCTGCAGATAGCGCTGCTGTATCCGGCGTCGCGGAGCTGCTCGGAGACGCGCCGTAGGAGACAGCTCCGGcagtcgccggccgccgcccgtctCGCGCAGGAGCAGACTGCGCGCGTCTTCTCCATGGCGTCCTCCGCCACCGCCCGTATCCTGCTCTCGGCCGTGCTCGTCTTGGACAGAGCCTCCTGCACATACGACATCTCTCGATCAGTACACAGATCGATAAATAGTGCTGAACTGCTGATGGCAGTTCACAGAACTATGTACTCTCGACCTGCGCAACCAGATGGAGGAGAAGAGACTTACATGGAGCTGGGAGTGCTGTGCCTGCCAGAAGGCCTTGCTCTCGGCGGTGCCGCCGCCGCTggacccctcctcctcgccgtcgtcgttcTCCTCCGGCCATCTCTCCGTCTCTCCCTCCTCCAAGAAGCTCAGCACCATGTTCGACAGGCTCATGTCGCTATCCATGGCTTCTTCCATAACCATTGCAGTAAGTTTGTGTTTTGAACTTTCGATCAAACTTTTCGCTCTCTGATCGCCACAAGAAAACTGGGGGTGGATGTGATCCTTGGTGTGCTGATCGGCTGTTAGCTAGCTCGACGGTGCTGTGATCTGATCCGACTGGGTCGACCCAGGGTGGCTATAAATATGGGCCGCCTCACCTGCCGGAAGCGTCGAGGGACGTGGAGAATGGGCAGCGGTGAAGCTGAGCGGTATTGTGCGGTGGGCCCTGCCGGCATTGTAGATGAGGGCATGAGGCGACCGATCGATTGGGGACAGGGCAGTGGGGCCCGCCCTTTGATTGGCGCACGGGAACAGCACGGATCCACGTCAGGTACCAAGCAGGATTCTATGCGCGCGCCATGGAATTGCTTCTGGTCTCTGGTTTGCTGATTGTTGGTGATCCTTCTAAGAAAACGGGAAATACTTCCTCAGAAACATAGGTTGGGTTCTGTaagttctttttttgtttttgacaAGAAACATATGCAACCATCCCTTTAAAAGAACAGAAGAGCTTCGGTACAAGAATAAAAAAATTCCATACAAGTTTCTTGAAAAGATTAGCACCATATTTCTTTTGCATCCCTTGGGCGGCGCACCGTGAGCAAAGCTCATTGCCACCTTTGAAGCCCTTGCGTACTAGAACAACTTTGTAAAAAACTAAAAACACAAGAGATTATAGAGGTAGTTGCCAAACGATTGTCAAGAAGACGCCGGTGACTGCGATTGGGAAAGATCACCATATGTCCATAGCATAAAAGCTAGAGGTGAGAAGGTATTATCGGTGCTAGCTTCTACGATCTATATAAAATGGTCTAATAACATCATTATTTCTAAAATTGATGCATCTACTCAATTATTTGACCTCTTCTTGCAAGAAATTGCATTGTTTTTTTGGGTCATCGGTGAAGTGCTAAAGAGGCATGGTGATACATAGAATGGAGCTATCTTAGAGATGCTACATAGGAGGattcctcatactccctccattcacaatTAGACCGCATTCTAGGTTTAGTTaaattttgactaaatatttaagaaaaaatattaacatctatAATGTAAAATTTGTATGTTAGAATTATCGTAATCTCTATTTTTTGCattatatgcatttggtattaTTATTGTTGTTATGTTTATATATTTTTTGGTCAAACTTGACAAATTTAACTTTAAGTAAAGCTAGGACGTGAACTAAATAAAAAAGGGGGAATATGAAAGAGAGAGAAACTCGTCGATGTTGATGTTGATGAACTTCACAAGCTGAAGCTTCCAAGGCCACCTTGAGAGCTCTAGATCTTTGTCATCCCCCATCTATGACCGCATCCATCGCAGCAAAATCTAGGCAGAGTCAGACAAATCAGAGCTCCCCTAAGCTTATTATTTGTGGAGGGAGAAGGGCCACCGTTGCTTGCCTCCAGCTCCACCCTCTGGAGCACGACAAGCAACAACAATAACACCACCAACCGTCATGCACCACCCCTAGGCCCTATCCTCCAAGACTCCACCGGCATGAAACCAAACGCCATGAAGCACAAGTGACGAGGTGGCTCCTCGGTAAtgcccactgatgacccacaagtatagggggtgtatcgtagtactttcgataaataagagtgtcgaacccaacgaggagcagaaggtgttgacaagcagtttcgatgaaggattcactgtaaatgctcacagacaagtattcagggggttttgatattgcgtataaataaagtacaagtaaataaaatgcgagagaaataattgcagcgagtggcccaatcctttttagcacaaaggacaagccggtttgtttacttataatgaccaaacgttcttgaggacacacggggattttagtctagtgctttcgcttcatacggctgattaatcttcattgttttgataagtgttgtgtgggtgaacctatgctaatgcaccgcccttcctaggactaatacatacttgtgattataccccttgcaagcatccgcaaatacaagaaagtaattaagataaatctaaccacagaccttaaactcgagatcctcgctatccctcccgcaccggtatactaacgggggtttaggtttctgtcactccggcaaccccacaattagcaaacgaatacaagatgcactcccctaggcccataaaggtgaagtatcatgtagtcgacgttcacatgacaccactagaagagtaacaccacaacttaaatatcataacattgaatactactcaacaataattcactactaacatttagacttcacccatgtcctcaagaactaaacgaactactcacgagacatcatatggaacatgatcagaggtgatatgatgatgaataacaatctgaacataaaccttggttcaaaggtttcactcaatagcatcaataacaagtagtaatcaacaccgggagagtttcccctatcaaacaatcaagatcaaacccaaatcgttacagcggtgacgagatgcagcggtggtgatggtggtgtagatggtgaagatgatgacgatgatgattgagatgatgtccagctcgatgacgatggcgatggcgtcgattttcccctccgggagggaatttccctggcggattcctgcccgccggagagctcttttctctctggtgtttttccgccccgcagaggcggctctgtcaattctccgtaactctccaggtcttaggttttcggggcgaagaagtacgcgaaggagaggcggccagagggggccgtgggccccctccccacaaggcggcgcggccaggcctgggcccgcgtcggcctatgggggggggccatggtggctcctcccggctcctccttttggctcccttcgtcttctggaaaaataggattttccgtataaattccgtcaattgttgatcttcagaaatatggtgtcctgacggtgctttttccagcagaatcccgactccggtgaataattctccaatgatcatgaaacatgcaaaatagatgaaataacataagtatcatctctaaatatgaaatatatcaatgaataacaagcaaattatgatataaaatagtgatgcaaaatggacgtatcaactccccccaagcttagacctcgcttgtccccaagcgaaactgagctcgataaacaagaccacatgtttatggagtgaagtgtcgataaataaaatacggacaagaagcatcatattgattcacacaagatattctaatacacattctcttcatataactcaacttgaaataagtaaagagaaatcacaagtaaaggtgcataggaaatcataaatggttatggcaaactttgttcttggtcagagaactactaacggattgctcTTATTTTATAAGCAaggctttcatattagaatttatatagcagggctttcattctcaatcataacaatctcctcataatcattgataactttcaaagtcatattcattcagataaaatttgtactaaacaagaaagtatagaaGACATGATTAatcgaatcatagcataaatggttggttcacaacaactcaattgcttgcttgagatagagggaaataggtttactgactcaacataaaagtaaaagataggcccttcgcagagggaagcagggattaaatcatgtgctagagcttttcaagttttgaaatcatataaagagcataaaagtaagattttgggtggtgtttgttgttgtcaacgaatggtagcgggcactctaacccccttgccaaacgaaccttccaagagcggctcccatgagggacggcatctctaccagcaaggtagatcatcccccttctcttttgtttacacatatattttagttttattatggatgacactccccccaaccttggctttctcaatccatggctaaccgaatcctcgggtgccttccaacattcacataccatggaggagtgtctattgcaaaattaagttgcttaccgataaatcggggcaaaacatgtgaagagaattattaatgaaagttattaattggggtcgggaaccccgttgccgactcttattgcaaaattattggataagcggatgtgccgctagtccattggtgaaagtccgcccaacaagattgaaagataaaacaccacatacttcctcatgagctataaaacattgacacaaataaagagtaatatagtttgaattatttaaaggtagcacatgaagtatttacttggagtggcgcaaaataccacatagtaggtagatatggtggacacaaatggcatgggtttggtctaaggttatggatgtatgagaagcattccctctcaatacaggtctttggctagcaaggtttgatagcaagcataaaggttgagggaaacaaacaaatatacatatgatagaaacaatcatgcatctttctcataagcacaagcaattttaacttcagaatactaaactcattaacatagagtaatatatctaaaTGTATTTCCCTTTTTTACTTAAACATcatggtgttgttgctattgaccaatgctaagtttgccaaaaccaaatagatttacttgatgctcccaaagtgatatcaataccaatgtcaagagtgatcatataatagagattgcaaactaaaataaggtgtgcaaaaagtaaatgacaagacttctcattaatattccataacgatacctcacaccaacggatacatagataaccaactaagagagatacttccacattgcaaactattccatatgataacttccctactcatgatatgacactacttgatagtaaaagataaaggtagtgatgatgtgataccgcggcactcccccaagcttggaacaaaccaaggggatgccaataccgatgatgaattactccttcggtggtgatggtgatggattcttctcgacaagcttcttaacaagttcctttaaatcctcaatctcataggtgaggttgcgaatcagctctgagttgtgctcaacgcggctcataatcatgtcaggtggcgagtcccaactcctagagttgtttccccatccttcagcttcagctttcatctctcctgcaatgttagaacgatctatat contains:
- the LOC124661546 gene encoding uncharacterized protein LOC124661546, whose amino-acid sequence is MVMEEAMDSDMSLSNMVLSFLEEGETERWPEENDDGEEEGSSGGGTAESKAFWQAQHSQLHEALSKTSTAESRIRAVAEDAMEKTRAVCSCARRAAAGDCRSCLLRRVSEQLRDAGYSSAICRSKWTRSLDIPAGEHSYVEAAVQTRSGKAVRVVVEPSFRAEFQMARAGADYRALVAALPEAFVGRADRLRAVVKAMCAAAKQCMKDNGMHLGPWRKHKYMQSKWVGTPQRDAAATAADSVTAGTSLSPEKQPKFRASMLSFDFGRAAAVVVA